Within Blattabacterium cuenoti, the genomic segment CCATAAATAGTATAATCTTTTTCAATTTCAATCCACAAAGATGTATCTCCTAAACGTATTTTATCCCCTTTTGTAGGACCATACATTTTTGCATAAGATTCTCTATCGATTCTTTTCATATCATATTTTCTTTTCCTGAAAATCCATAAATTTTTTGACTTCCTCCTATCTTTACTAAGGTGACTTCTTTTGTTTCTCCTGGTTCAAAACGAACAGATCTTCCTGAAGGAATATCTAATCTATATCCTTTAGTTCCACTCCTATCAAAATGAAGTGCAATATTGGTTTCATAAAAATGAAAATGAGATCCAATTTGTATAGGACGACTTCCAGAATTGAAAACCACTCTTTCTATACGAGATCTTCCAGGAGACAAAACAATATCTTCTTGAATCAAATCATATTCTCCTGGAATTATATTAGAATTTTTATTTGTTTTAATAGGATTATGGATAGTTACTAGTTTTGTTCCATCAGGAAAAGTTGCTTCTACTTGAACATTATTAAGCAATTCATAAACTCCATCCATCACTTGATCTTCCTTTAAAATATCTCTTGCTTCATTCATAAGCTCTTTAACTGTTTTTCCATCACGTGCTCCTTCCATAACATAATGCGTGATTAAAGCTACAGATTCAGGATAGTTTAATTTTAATCCTCTTTTTAGACGTTTTTTTGCTAACTCTCCAGCCATATGCAGAAGAATTTTTTCCTTTTCATAAAAAGTTAAGTGCATAATATTTCTTAATAGATTATTTATTATATATTGAATGAAATTTATATTGTACACCATACTCTCTGAAATATAAAAGTCAGTATAATCTCATTCCTATTAAATGAAATAAATTTCAATATTGTAATAAATACATTTAAAGTTATGAAATATTGCAATAAATATTTTAATTTTTTTTCAAAAAAAAATTTGAAATTCATATCTATTATCATAATAGAATCATTATTATGATGTTTTTATCGTGTTATAGTATTATAATAAATTTTTTCAGAATATGACTATTATTTATGCGTTGTGAGGTTATCCAATTCTTTTTTCAAAAGATTACAATAAAAAAATTCATTATACTACATAAAATATTGAATACAAAAAGTGGGCCTCACACTCCTCACTCTTAATAGAAGTATAAGGGGATAAGGAGAAAAGATAAATGTTTATTCATAACAAGGATATAAATATTTTTTTGATGCAAAAAAAAACTAAAAAAATCAAAAAAAAACTAAAAAACTTTATCTTAAAATCAAATACACAAATACATTTTAAATAAAAAATTCTTCTGTAGAAATAGACAGATAAATAATCTAATAGAAAAATACTTTTTTTATAAGAAATAAAATATATTGTTCATTATATAATAAAAAACATAATAAAAAGAATTATTCCTCTATAAATTATCATTATTTTTGTCATCGTCTATCTTTAATGTTGGGAAAATTTTTTGAATAATTTTAATCATTGAAAAATGCAAGTGCAAGTTTTAAAATTTGGAGGAAGTTCCGTAGCTCATTCTAATGCCATAAAACGTATTTGTTCTTTATTAGAAAAAAAACCAAAAGGAAAATATGCAATTGTTGTATCTGCATTAGGGAATATTACCGATCAATTAATACAATGTGGTCAATTAGCTTCTGAAAGAAGAAATATTTACAAAAATATTTTAGAAAAAATAGAAATTCGTCATCTTAATCTCATAAGAGAATTATTTCCAATAACTGATCAAAGTCATTTAATCAGTTGGATTAAAAAAAATATTAATGATTTAGAAAGTTTATGTGATGGTATTTTTCAAGTAGAGGAACTTTCCAAACGTTCTTTAGATAAAATAATGAGCTTTGGAGAACTTAGTTCTTCTTTTCTTATTTCAGAAAAATTAAAACAATCTGGATTAGATGCTATTTGTAAAGACAGTAGAGAATTAATTATAACAGATTCTCAATTTGGATGTGCTCAAGTCGATTTTATTACTAGCAATCATCATATTATTCAATTTTTTAGTGAAAAAACATCAGAATATATTGTTTTACCGGGATTCATAGGCTCTACTTTAGAAAATGAAACAACTACTCTTGGAAGAGGGGGATCTGATTATACTGCATCCATTTTAGCTGCTGCAATATCTGCTAGTTTACTTGAAATATGGACAGATGTAAGTGGAATGATGACAGCTAACCCAAAAATAGTCAATCAAGCTTTTCCTATAAAAGAGATTTCTTATGAGGAAGCAATGGAATTATCACATTTTGGAGCAAAAGTTATTTATCCACCAACAATACAACCTGCGATGAAGAAACACATTCCCATACAAATTAAAAATACTTTTTCTCCTTCAGATCCTGGAACTTTGATTTATATCAGAAAGGAAAAAAACATCAGTCAACCTGTTACAGGTATTTCTGGAATTCAGAATTTAGCTTTATTAACTCTTGAAGGAAGTGGAATGGTAGGAGTTCCGGGTTATTCCAAACGTTTATTTGAAGCTTTATCACGTGAAAAAATAAATGTCATTTTCATCACACAAAGTTCTTCAGAACATTCAATTACTACAGGAATACATGAAATGGACATCATTAAAGCAAAAGCTGTAATAGATAGTGAGTTTGCTCAAGAAATCCATCAAAAATGTATTGATCCATTAAAAATAGAAAAAGATCTTTGTATTATTGCCGTAGTAGGAGATAACATGAAAAATCTTCACGGAACAAGTGGAAAAATGTTTTCTTCTTTGGGAAGAAATAGTATTAATGTTAGAGCTATAGCGCAAGGGTCTACAGAAAAGAATATATCAGCAGTTATTCAAAAAACTGATTTTAAAAAAGCTTTAAATACTTTGCATGAAGCTTTTTTTGAAAGTCCTCCAAAACAAATTAATCTTTTTATTTGTGGAGTTGGAAAAGTAGGAAGTAAATTACTTGAACAAATTGATCAACAAAAAAATTATCTGCTTAAAGAATTAAAACTTCAAGTAAGAGTTATTGGATTAGCTAATAGTAAAAAAATGTATTTCAATAACAATGGAATCAATAATTTATGTAAATGTACTGATTTTTTAAATAAAAACGGACATAAAATGAATGTTTACTCTTTTATAAAAAAAGTGTGGAAACTTAATCTAAGAAATAGTTTATTTGTAGATAATACAGCTAGTGAAGAAATGGCGATGACTTATGAAAAATTCTTGAAAAATGGAATTGGAGTTATCACTTGTAATAAAATAGCTTGTTCTTCTGATTATGATCATTATAAAAAATTAAAAACTCTTTCCAGACACTTTAAAGCACCGTTTTTATTTGAAACAAATGTAGGAGCAAGTCTTCCTGTGATTAGTACTTTAAATGATCTTATCAATAGTGGAGATAAAATTAATAAAATAGAAGCTGTCTTATCTGGAAGTTTAAATTTTATTTTTAATCATTTTATTGGAGAAAAATCTTTTTTAGAAGCGGTACAAGAAGCACAATCTAAAGGATATACGGAACCGGATCCTAGAATAGATTTGATTGGATTAGATGTGATGCGAAAAATACTTATTTTAGCAAGAGAATGTGGATCTCCTTTAGAACTATTTGATATTCAAAAAAAATCATTCCTTCCTAAAAGTTGTTCGAATGCTATTTCTGTAAATAGTTTTTATAAAGAATTACATCAACATAGAGATTATTTTTCCAATATAAGAAAAAAAGCAGAAAAAGAAGAAAAACGTTTACGTTTCATAGCTCGTTATGAAAACGGAATTGCTTCTGTAGGATTAGAATCTGTTAAACAAAGTCATCCTTTTTATCAATTGGAAGGAAAAGATAATATGGTTTTGTATAATACATATCGTTATGATGAACAACCTCTGATCATAAAAGGTGCTGGAGCAGGAGCAGAAGTGACTGCATCGGGAGTTTTTTCTGATATTATTAAAGCTACTAAGTAAAAATCATGAAGGGGATTAAAATTTTTTCACCAGCCACTGTGGCTAATTTAGCTTGTGGATTTGATGTCATCGGATTAGCTTTAGAGATTCCAGGAGACGAAATTTTTCTATATAAATCAAATAATCCAGGGATACGAATCAATAAAATAATACATGGAACTTCTTTTTCATTACCTAGTGATCCTAAAAAAAATGTTGTTTTTGTTGCTTTGCAATCTTTTTTAAAAAAGTATCAACAACAAAAATTTGACAAAGAAAGAAGAATAGGATTTGAAATAGAATTAATTAAAAATATACATCCAGGTAGTGGAATTGGATCTAGTGCTGCTAGTGCTGCTGGTGTTGTTTTCGGAGCAAATATATTATTAGGAAAACCATTTAATACAATGCAATTGATTCGTTTTGCTATGGAAGGAGAACGTTTAGCAAGTGGAACTGCTCATGCAGACAATGTCGCTCCTGCTATTATGGGTGGAGTAACTTTAGTAAGAAGTTATAAACCATTAGATATTACGAAATTACATACTCCTAATGAATTATGGGTCAGTATTATACATCCTCAAATTGAAATAAAAACATCAGATGCTAGAGAAATATTAAAACAAAAAATATTGATGACAGATGCAATACGACAGTGGGGAAATATTGGAGCATTAGTTGCAGGATTATATCAAGAAGATTATGAACTGATTAGTAGATCTCTAGAAGATGTTATTGTAGAACCTATCCGTGCTATGTTGATTCCAGCTTTTTATGAATTAAAAATAAGATGTAAAGAAATAGGAGCTTTAGGTGGAGGAATATCTGGATCAGGTCCTTCTGTTTTTATGTTAAGTAAAGGAAATCACACTGCAAAAGCAGTTACTAAGATTATGAATTGTGTTTATTCTTCATTAAAAGTTGATTATAAAACTTATACTTCCCCTATCAATAAACAAGGAGTAAAATGGTCTGAAATTTTTTAAAAAAAAATAAAAAAAAGATATTCTTCAAAAAATTTTTTCTTATGTTCTATTATAGTTTAGAAAATCATAAAAAACTTGTTTCTTTTGAACATGCTGTTTTAAGAGGATTGGCTCCAGATGGGAGTTTATATTTTCCAGAAAAAATTCCTATACTAAAACGTCAATTTATTCAAAATTTATCAAAATATGATATATATACTCTTGCAATGGAAATTATCACTCCTTATATTGGAAAAGAAATTTCTGAAGAATCTATTTATAGTATCATTCATAACACTTTAAATTTTCCTTTTCCATTACAAAGAATTCATGACAATATCTATGTATTAGAACTTTTTCATGGACCTACTTTAGCATTCAAAGACGTAGGAGCAAAATTTATGGCAGAATGTTTAAGTTATTTTTATAAAAAAATAGGAAAATTAGTAACTGTTTTGGTTGCAACCTCTGGAGATACTGGAGGAGCTGTAGCAAAAGGATTTCACAAAATGTCTGGAATAGAAGTTATTATTTTATATCCATATAAAGGAGTTAGTTCTCTACAAGAAAAACAAATGACTTCTTTAGGAAAAAATATATACGCTTTAGAAATAAAAGGGGATTTCGATGATTGCCAAAATATGGTGAAAAAAGCTTTTCTAGACAAAGAGATTCTAGAAAAATATAGACTTACTTCTGCAAATTCTATTAACATAGCAAGATGGCTTCCTCAAATGTTTTATTATTTTTTAGCTTATAGGCAAATAAAAGAGGAAAATAAAGAATTAATATTTTCAGTTCCCAGTGGAAATTTTGGAAATATTTGTGCAGGAATGATGTCTGAAAAAATGGGATTACCTATAAAATATTTTATAGCTTCTACAAATATAAATGATACAATTCCTAGATTTTTAAAAACAAAAAAATATCATCCGACTTCAGTTAAAAAAACAATATCAAATGCAATGGATATATCTAATCCAAGTAATTTTTCTCGTATATGGTATTTATATAAAAAAAATATGACTCAATTATGTCAAAAATTATCTTCTTATAGATTTACAGATGAGGAAACACTCGCTATTATAGAAATGGTTTGGAAAGAACATAAATACATGTTAGAACCGCATGGAGCTATCGGATACTTAGGTTTGAGACAGTATTTACAAAATATAAAGAGCCCCTTAGCTCCTGCTGTATTTTTAGAAACAGCTCATCCTATTAAGTTTATAGATTCTATTCCGCTTTCTTTACGAAAAAAGATTTCTGTCCCTGAACAATTGAAAATTATTTTCAGTTCTAATTCAGAAAAATTAAAAACAATTCAAATTCCAAATGATTACAATATTTTTAAAAACTGGTTAATAGAAAGACACAAGTAACATTGATTTTAAATCGCAACATCTCCTTTGAGATGAGGAAAAGGATTATAATTTTTTAATTGAAAATCTTTAAAACGAAATTCAAAAATATTCTTTATTGAAGGATTTAAAATCATCTGAGGTAAAGATCTTGGAATCCGTTCAATTTGCAATTTGACTTGTTTTACGTGATTATTATAGATATGTGCATCTCCTATGGTATGAATTAATTCTTTTGCTTTCAAGTTAAGAACTTGAGACGTCATTATAAGTAATAAAGCATAAGAAGCAATATTAAAAGGTAATCCAAGGAAAATATCTGCACTTCTTTGATACAATTGTAACGATAATTGTTTTTTTTCAAATACATAAAATTGAAAAAGCAAATGACAAGGTGGTAATTTCATATATTGAATCATTCCTACATTCCAAGAGGAGACGATTAAACGTCTTGAATGTGGATTGAATTTGATTTCTTTTATAACATTTTCTATTTGATCTATAAAATCCCCATTATAAGTGGGCCATTTTCTCCATTGAAGTCCATAGATAGGTCCAAGATCTCCATTTTCATTTGCCCATTCATTCCAAATAGATACTCTATTTTTGTTTAAATAACGTATATTCGTATTTCCTTGTAAAAACCATAATAATTCATGAATAATAGATCTAATACTTAGTTTTTTTGTGGTTAAAAGGGGAAATCCTTTTTCCAAATCAAATCTCATTTGATATCCAAATATACTTTTCGTTCCTACTCCAGTACGATCCATTTTTTCTATTCCATTTTTTAATACATATTTTAAAAGGGTTAAATATTGTATCATAATAAATATGAATTCTTTAATAAAAA encodes:
- a CDS encoding urease subunit gamma codes for the protein MHLTFYEKEKILLHMAGELAKKRLKRGLKLNYPESVALITHYVMEGARDGKTVKELMNEARDILKEDQVMDGVYELLNNVQVEATFPDGTKLVTIHNPIKTNKNSNIIPGEYDLIQEDIVLSPGRSRIERVVFNSGSRPIQIGSHFHFYETNIALHFDRSGTKGYRLDIPSGRSVRFEPGETKEVTLVKIGGSQKIYGFSGKENMI
- the thrA gene encoding bifunctional aspartate kinase/homoserine dehydrogenase I, which gives rise to MQVLKFGGSSVAHSNAIKRICSLLEKKPKGKYAIVVSALGNITDQLIQCGQLASERRNIYKNILEKIEIRHLNLIRELFPITDQSHLISWIKKNINDLESLCDGIFQVEELSKRSLDKIMSFGELSSSFLISEKLKQSGLDAICKDSRELIITDSQFGCAQVDFITSNHHIIQFFSEKTSEYIVLPGFIGSTLENETTTLGRGGSDYTASILAAAISASLLEIWTDVSGMMTANPKIVNQAFPIKEISYEEAMELSHFGAKVIYPPTIQPAMKKHIPIQIKNTFSPSDPGTLIYIRKEKNISQPVTGISGIQNLALLTLEGSGMVGVPGYSKRLFEALSREKINVIFITQSSSEHSITTGIHEMDIIKAKAVIDSEFAQEIHQKCIDPLKIEKDLCIIAVVGDNMKNLHGTSGKMFSSLGRNSINVRAIAQGSTEKNISAVIQKTDFKKALNTLHEAFFESPPKQINLFICGVGKVGSKLLEQIDQQKNYLLKELKLQVRVIGLANSKKMYFNNNGINNLCKCTDFLNKNGHKMNVYSFIKKVWKLNLRNSLFVDNTASEEMAMTYEKFLKNGIGVITCNKIACSSDYDHYKKLKTLSRHFKAPFLFETNVGASLPVISTLNDLINSGDKINKIEAVLSGSLNFIFNHFIGEKSFLEAVQEAQSKGYTEPDPRIDLIGLDVMRKILILARECGSPLELFDIQKKSFLPKSCSNAISVNSFYKELHQHRDYFSNIRKKAEKEEKRLRFIARYENGIASVGLESVKQSHPFYQLEGKDNMVLYNTYRYDEQPLIIKGAGAGAEVTASGVFSDIIKATK
- a CDS encoding homoserine kinase → MKGIKIFSPATVANLACGFDVIGLALEIPGDEIFLYKSNNPGIRINKIIHGTSFSLPSDPKKNVVFVALQSFLKKYQQQKFDKERRIGFEIELIKNIHPGSGIGSSAASAAGVVFGANILLGKPFNTMQLIRFAMEGERLASGTAHADNVAPAIMGGVTLVRSYKPLDITKLHTPNELWVSIIHPQIEIKTSDAREILKQKILMTDAIRQWGNIGALVAGLYQEDYELISRSLEDVIVEPIRAMLIPAFYELKIRCKEIGALGGGISGSGPSVFMLSKGNHTAKAVTKIMNCVYSSLKVDYKTYTSPINKQGVKWSEIF
- the thrC gene encoding threonine synthase, which codes for MFYYSLENHKKLVSFEHAVLRGLAPDGSLYFPEKIPILKRQFIQNLSKYDIYTLAMEIITPYIGKEISEESIYSIIHNTLNFPFPLQRIHDNIYVLELFHGPTLAFKDVGAKFMAECLSYFYKKIGKLVTVLVATSGDTGGAVAKGFHKMSGIEVIILYPYKGVSSLQEKQMTSLGKNIYALEIKGDFDDCQNMVKKAFLDKEILEKYRLTSANSINIARWLPQMFYYFLAYRQIKEENKELIFSVPSGNFGNICAGMMSEKMGLPIKYFIASTNINDTIPRFLKTKKYHPTSVKKTISNAMDISNPSNFSRIWYLYKKNMTQLCQKLSSYRFTDEETLAIIEMVWKEHKYMLEPHGAIGYLGLRQYLQNIKSPLAPAVFLETAHPIKFIDSIPLSLRKKISVPEQLKIIFSSNSEKLKTIQIPNDYNIFKNWLIERHK
- a CDS encoding thymidylate synthase, translated to MIQYLTLLKYVLKNGIEKMDRTGVGTKSIFGYQMRFDLEKGFPLLTTKKLSIRSIIHELLWFLQGNTNIRYLNKNRVSIWNEWANENGDLGPIYGLQWRKWPTYNGDFIDQIENVIKEIKFNPHSRRLIVSSWNVGMIQYMKLPPCHLLFQFYVFEKKQLSLQLYQRSADIFLGLPFNIASYALLLIMTSQVLNLKAKELIHTIGDAHIYNNHVKQVKLQIERIPRSLPQMILNPSIKNIFEFRFKDFQLKNYNPFPHLKGDVAI